Proteins from one Tenrec ecaudatus isolate mTenEca1 chromosome 8, mTenEca1.hap1, whole genome shotgun sequence genomic window:
- the LOC142454286 gene encoding small ubiquitin-related modifier 2-like → MVDKKPKEGVKTENNDHMNLKVAGQYGSVVQFKIKRHMPLSKLTKAYCERQDPPAQLEMEDEDTIDVFQQQTGGIF, encoded by the exons ATGGTCGACAAGAAACCCAAggaaggagtcaagactgagaacaacgaTCATATGAATTTGAAGGTGGCGGGGCAGTATGGTtccgtggtgcagtttaagattaagAGGCACATGCCACTGAGCAAACTAACGAAAGCCTATTGTGAACGACAGG acccacctgcacagttggaaatggaggatgaagatacaattgatgtgttccagcagcaga